One region of Vitis vinifera cultivar Pinot Noir 40024 chromosome 1, ASM3070453v1 genomic DNA includes:
- the LOC100250606 gene encoding GEM-like protein 5, producing the protein MTGTSKGQSPPSPKAKESDSQQPSYSLPKSSGEDTKKWGTHVMGPPAVPTVHPDNQKAAMWKGDHQQIYHQPYLQFAPVEKPRNNPFEPVIHTFNSWSRKAEIIARNIWHNLKMGHSVSETACGKVNLRAKAMTRGGFESLYKQTFATDPNERLKKTFACYLSTSTGHVAGTLYLSTARLAFCSDRPLSFTAPSGQGAWSYYKVVIPLGNIGTVNPVTMRENPSEKYIQIHTIDGHDFWFTGFVNFEKATQHLLSIVSEFRAHA; encoded by the exons ATGACTGGCACATCAAAAGGTCAATCTCCACCATCCCCCAAGGCCAAAGAATCAGATTCTCAGCAACCGTCATATTCTTTGCCTAAATCTTCAGGCGAGGACACTAAGAAATGGGGAACACACGTGATGGGGCCACCAGCAGTGCCCACTGTACACCCAGACAACCAGAAGGCAGCCATGTGGAAGGGTGATCACCAGCAGATCTACCACCAGCCATACCTTCAGTTCGCCCCAGTTGAGAAGCCCAGAAACAACCCTTTTGAGCCTGTCATTCATACCTTCAATTCATGGAGCAGAAAGGCTGAGATCATTGCCAGAAACATCTGGCACAACT TGAAAATGGGGCACTCGGTGTCAGAAACTGCATGCGGAAAGGTGAATTTGAGGGCAAAGGCCATGACAAGGGGTGGATTTGAGTCTCTCTACAAGCAGACTTTCGCAACAGATCCCAACGAGAGGTTGAAGAAGACCTTCGCCTGTTACCTCTCCACCTCCACTGGCCACGTTGCCGGCACCCTCTATCTCTCAACCGCCCGTTTGGCTTTCTGCAGTGACCGTCCCTTGTCCTTCACTGCCCCATCTGGGCAGGGGGCTTGGAGCTACTACAAG GTTGTGATACCTTTGGGGAACATAGGCACCGTCAACCCGGTGACTATGCGAGAAAATCCATCGGAAAAGTACATCCAGATTCACACCATTGATGGCCATGACTTCTGGTTCACGGGGTTCGTCAATTTTGAGAAGGCGACCCAACATCTCTTGAGCATTGTCTCAGAGTTCAGAGCCCATGCATGA
- the LOC100255789 gene encoding protein CYSTEINE-RICH TRANSMEMBRANE MODULE 7, with the protein MSYQHIHHSPQGFGGPFPSAVPPPGFPYDAPPPPPPPPSRPGPGYQDYFTEGYNQPPQPTYEHTHHYRYGDDFRGRCWSFCRGCCAALCCCCMLEECCL; encoded by the exons ATGAGTTACCAGCATATTCATCATTCTCCTCAAG GGTTTGGAGGACCTTTTCCATCAGCAGTGCCACCACCGGGGTTTCCTTATGACGCACCGCCACCTCCACCGCCACCGCCATCCCGACCTGGGCCTGGGTACCAGGACTACTTCACTGAAGGCTACAACCAGCCTCCACAGCCCACCTATGAACACACCCACCACTACCGCTATGGGGATGATTTCCGGGGGCGGTGTTGGTCATTCTGCAGAGGATG TTGTGCTGCACTTTGCTGCTGCTGTATGTTGGAAGAGTGCTGCCTTTAA